In the genome of Terriglobia bacterium, the window AGGTCGCGATCAAAACGCTGGTGGACATCACCAAGGTCTACGCGCTCACCGCGGCCGAGATCTGCGGAGTGCATTCATCCTGAGGCCCTGAACGAACCGAATGTTCCCATCGCAAGCTGAGATCGGCCGCCGCTACAAGAACCTGCGCGCGACCATGCAGGCGCAGAAGGTGGACGCGCTGCTCGTCTGCGGCAACCAGTACGCCGGGTTCGAAGGAGCGGTGCGCTACGTTTCCGGGTTCGAGATCGTTCACCGCTACGCGTACGTCCTGCTGCCCCTCGAAGGCGAGCCGACGCTGATCTTCCCGCGCGAGGCCCGCTGGATCGGCGACAAGAAGAAGCCCTGGGTGCGCGACCAGGTTTGGCCCGACCTCCCCGGCCGCTGGCTGCGCGAAAAAGCCGAAGAGAAGAAGTGGAAGCGCGTCGGCGTGTATGGTCTCGACCACATCCTTACGGTGCGTGACTTTCGCGAGATGGTGCAGGCAAGTACGGAGTGGGTGGGTTTCGATTTCCATTTCGACATGGCCCGCGCGGTCAAGAGCGACGAAGAACTCGTCCAGGTACGCGACGCCATGGACATCATCGAGGACGGTTTCTGGGCGCTGGTCGCCGCCTACAAGCTCGGCCGCACCGAGGCCGAGATCATGGCCCCCGCGGTCGAGCGTTTCTTCGCCCGCGGCGCCGGATCGCGCATGATGAACATACTGCTCTCGGGCACGAACGGCGAGGCCGAAGCTGCGTTCAAAGTCCCCGGCCACCGCGTGGTCGGGCGCGACGACCTCATGCTCTACTCGCTGGAGATCACCGGCTCAGAAGGCTACTGGGTCGAGTTCTCTCGCGCGCTCATCCAAGGCAAGCCCAGCAAGCGCACGCTGGAGATGAAGGCGGCATACCCCGAAGCGACGGAGGCTGCGCGTTTGCTCATGCGCGAAGGAGAACTTGCCAGCAC includes:
- a CDS encoding M24 family metallopeptidase, encoding MFPSQAEIGRRYKNLRATMQAQKVDALLVCGNQYAGFEGAVRYVSGFEIVHRYAYVLLPLEGEPTLIFPREARWIGDKKKPWVRDQVWPDLPGRWLREKAEEKKWKRVGVYGLDHILTVRDFREMVQASTEWVGFDFHFDMARAVKSDEELVQVRDAMDIIEDGFWALVAAYKLGRTEAEIMAPAVERFFARGAGSRMMNILLSGTNGEAEAAFKVPGHRVVGRDDLMLYSLEITGSEGYWVEFSRALIQGKPSKRTLEMKAAYPEATEAARLLMREGELASTVHKAVADTFARHGFSLGHLSGHSIGLTMLEHPAVGAKSDIELKENMIFSLHPQVVDQDGAVCLYTQDTFRIGKKVGENLSEIEWKFYDGSEKAPQKKAAARARRS